The following coding sequences lie in one Cyanobacterium sp. Dongsha4 genomic window:
- a CDS encoding PIN domain-containing protein, producing MIKIYLDVCCLNRPFDDWSYERNRLEGESVTSILQLFNSEQYKLVSSEVVEVELRKMKNLDKLKQIKNLLKKADHTIILNQEIDARSQELEKLGFGLYDSFHIASAEYAMVDVLLTTDDRLLKKALKYQDLLKVKLDNPVIWLMNNILLKGD from the coding sequence ATGATTAAAATTTATCTTGATGTCTGCTGTCTAAATCGTCCTTTTGATGATTGGAGTTATGAAAGAAATCGTTTAGAAGGAGAATCTGTAACTTCAATTCTTCAACTTTTTAATTCTGAGCAATATAAATTAGTTAGTAGTGAAGTAGTTGAAGTTGAACTTAGAAAAATGAAAAACCTTGATAAATTAAAACAAATAAAAAACCTGCTAAAAAAAGCAGACCATACCATAATCTTAAATCAAGAAATTGACGCTCGATCTCAAGAATTAGAAAAACTAGGCTTTGGATTATATGATTCTTTTCATATTGCTAGTGCTGAATATGCTATGGTAGATGTGCTATTAACAACCGATGATAGATTACTCAAAAAAGCATTAAAATACCAGGATTTATTAAAAGTTAAATTGGACAATCCAGTTATTTGGTTAATGAATAATATTTTATTAAAAGGAGATTAA
- a CDS encoding ATPase codes for MAPPTMQGVAQQLILDRKVGAYEVPEGWFIWAAGNRKEDRASIFEMPSPLANRFLHLEVTVDFDSFKAYALTNNFHEQIIAFLSYRSELLHKLDIQSHAWASPRTWEMASKLHSNQIDITPAVGEGASAEFNAFVALYQNLPDIDGILKGKGEKIDFPTEASTRYATAIALAIRGKNADEALNGFRWLIDKAGNEWIQLFAVDLMRIMREKGQLGALSKLIKTEKQLQTFFKDFQNIIGIL; via the coding sequence ATGGCACCGCCTACCATGCAGGGAGTGGCACAACAGTTAATTTTAGATCGGAAAGTAGGGGCTTATGAAGTGCCTGAAGGGTGGTTTATTTGGGCGGCAGGTAATCGTAAAGAAGATAGAGCGAGTATATTTGAAATGCCCTCTCCTTTAGCTAATCGTTTTCTACATTTGGAGGTAACTGTTGATTTTGATAGTTTTAAAGCCTACGCCCTGACAAATAACTTTCATGAACAAATTATCGCTTTTCTCAGCTACCGTAGCGAATTATTACATAAACTAGATATTCAAAGTCATGCTTGGGCTTCTCCTCGCACATGGGAAATGGCGAGTAAGTTACACTCTAATCAAATAGATATTACTCCTGCGGTGGGAGAGGGTGCAAGTGCAGAGTTTAATGCTTTTGTGGCGTTATATCAAAATTTACCTGATATTGACGGGATTTTAAAGGGTAAAGGAGAAAAAATCGACTTTCCCACAGAAGCATCTACCCGTTACGCTACTGCCATCGCCCTTGCTATTAGGGGGAAAAATGCCGATGAAGCGTTAAATGGTTTTCGCTGGTTGATTGATAAGGCAGGTAATGAATGGATACAGTTATTTGCTGTGGATTTAATGAGAATAATGAGGGAAAAAGGACAATTAGGAGCTTTAAGTAAGCTAATAAAAACGGAAAAACAATTACAAACTTTTTTCAAGGATTTTCAAAATATTATCGGTATTCTCTAA
- the metH gene encoding methionine synthase → MKSRFLERLHSSDLPVLVFDGAMGTNLQVQNLTAEDFGGAEYEGCNEYLVHTKPEAVETVHRGFLEAGADVIETDTFGGTPLVLAEYDLADRSYYLNKTAAQLAKRLADEYSTLEKPRFVAGSMGPGTKLPTLGHIDYDTLKNAYVTQVQGLYDGGVDLLLVETCQDVLQIKAALNAIEEVFAEKGERLPLMVSVTMETMGTMLVGTEINAALAILERYPIDIMGLNCATGPDLMKPHIKYLSENSPFVVSCVPNAGLPENVGGQAHYRLTPIELRMALMHFIEDLGVQIIGGCCGTRYEHIRALAEIASTLKPKQRQYHYEPSAASIYTTQPYQQDNSFLIVGERLNASGSKKCRDLLNAEDWDGLISLAKAQVKEGAHILDVNVDYVGRDGVKDMHELASRLVNNVTLPLMLDSTEWQKMEAGLKVAGGKCILNSTNYEDGEERFFKVLELAKEYGAGVVIGTIDEDGMARTADKKVEIAQRAYNDALKFGIPAHEIFFDTLALPISTGIEEDRENGKATIESIQRIHAMFPECHFMLGVSNISFGLNPAARQVLNSVFLHEAMQVGMDGAIVSASKILPLAKIDEEALKVCRDLIYDLREFDGDICTYDPLGKLTTLFEGKTTKSNKKNVADLPIEERLKQHIIEGERIGLEDALNIALEKYPPLDIINVFLLDGMKVVGELFGSGQMQLPFVLQSAQTMKAAVAFLEPFMDKADTNGSGKGTFLIATVKGDVHDIGKNLVDIILSNNGYKVVNLGIKQPVENIIQAYRESNADCIAMSGLLVKSTAFMKDNLETFNQEGITVPVILGGAALTPKFVYEDCQKTYKGKVVYGKDAFADLHFMDKLMPSKHSNQWDDFEGFLGDFAEENSIFKGRNFDESGEVVKQASSLSKNQEITEIDTRRSEAVDPNIERPTPPFWGTKIMSPDELNLDEILWYLDLQALFAGQWQFRKPQGQPREEYDEFLQEKVYPILEEWKAKIKAENLLHPTLVYGYFPCQSEGNTLYIYNPENPEAKEEIAKFEFPRQKAGKRLCIADFFASKDSGIIDVFPLQAVTVGEIATEYAQKLFANDEYTNYLYYHGMAVQTAEAMAEWCHARIRRELGFGHLEPDNIKEIFKQHYQGSRYSFGYPACPNMQDQYVQLDLLDAKRIGMYMDESEQIYPEQSTSAIVCYHPVAKYFSA, encoded by the coding sequence ATGAAAAGCCGATTTTTAGAAAGACTACACAGCAGCGATCTCCCCGTGCTAGTATTTGATGGTGCGATGGGTACAAATCTGCAAGTGCAAAACCTGACAGCCGAAGACTTTGGCGGTGCAGAATACGAAGGATGTAACGAGTATTTAGTCCATACTAAACCCGAAGCAGTAGAAACTGTGCATCGAGGCTTCTTAGAAGCAGGTGCAGACGTTATCGAAACCGACACCTTTGGGGGCACTCCCTTAGTTTTAGCAGAATATGACCTAGCAGATCGCTCCTATTATCTCAACAAAACCGCCGCCCAACTTGCCAAAAGATTAGCCGATGAATACTCAACCCTTGAAAAACCCCGTTTCGTGGCAGGTAGTATGGGACCGGGTACAAAATTACCAACACTAGGACATATCGACTACGACACCCTCAAAAACGCCTATGTAACCCAAGTACAAGGGTTATACGATGGTGGTGTTGACTTATTATTAGTCGAAACCTGTCAGGATGTCTTACAAATCAAAGCCGCCCTCAACGCCATTGAAGAAGTATTTGCGGAAAAAGGAGAAAGACTCCCCCTCATGGTATCCGTGACGATGGAAACAATGGGTACAATGTTAGTGGGTACGGAAATTAACGCTGCCCTCGCCATTTTAGAGCGCTATCCTATCGATATTATGGGGCTAAATTGTGCCACAGGTCCAGATTTGATGAAACCCCACATTAAATATTTGAGCGAAAACTCTCCCTTTGTTGTCTCCTGTGTGCCGAATGCAGGATTACCTGAAAATGTCGGTGGACAAGCTCATTACCGCTTGACACCCATTGAGCTACGCATGGCGTTAATGCACTTCATCGAAGACTTAGGGGTTCAAATTATCGGCGGGTGTTGTGGAACCCGTTACGAGCATATTCGAGCCTTAGCAGAAATCGCTAGTACATTAAAACCCAAACAAAGACAATATCATTATGAGCCTTCGGCGGCATCCATTTACACCACTCAACCCTATCAACAGGATAACTCTTTCTTAATTGTGGGAGAAAGACTCAACGCCAGTGGCTCGAAAAAATGCCGTGATTTACTCAATGCCGAAGATTGGGATGGTTTAATTTCCCTCGCTAAAGCCCAAGTAAAAGAAGGGGCGCACATCCTCGATGTTAACGTGGATTATGTGGGGCGCGATGGGGTAAAAGATATGCACGAATTGGCTTCCCGTCTGGTGAATAACGTTACTCTCCCCTTGATGTTAGACTCCACCGAGTGGCAAAAAATGGAGGCAGGTTTAAAGGTTGCAGGGGGTAAATGTATCCTCAACTCTACCAACTACGAAGACGGAGAAGAACGATTTTTCAAGGTGTTGGAATTGGCGAAGGAATATGGTGCAGGGGTGGTTATTGGTACAATCGATGAGGATGGTATGGCGCGCACGGCGGATAAAAAGGTAGAAATTGCCCAACGTGCCTATAATGATGCTCTGAAATTCGGTATTCCCGCCCATGAAATCTTTTTTGATACCCTTGCTTTGCCCATTTCTACGGGGATTGAGGAAGACAGGGAAAACGGAAAAGCGACGATCGAATCTATCCAACGCATCCATGCAATGTTCCCTGAATGTCATTTTATGTTAGGGGTGTCGAATATCTCCTTCGGTTTGAACCCTGCGGCGAGACAGGTGTTAAACTCCGTGTTTCTTCATGAAGCCATGCAAGTTGGGATGGACGGTGCGATCGTATCTGCTAGTAAAATATTACCATTGGCAAAAATAGACGAAGAAGCCTTAAAAGTATGTCGTGATTTAATTTATGATTTAAGAGAATTTGACGGTGATATTTGTACTTATGATCCATTAGGAAAATTAACCACCTTATTTGAGGGTAAAACCACTAAAAGTAATAAGAAAAATGTAGCAGATTTACCCATCGAAGAAAGACTAAAACAACATATTATTGAAGGGGAAAGAATTGGCTTAGAAGATGCTTTAAATATTGCCTTAGAAAAGTATCCTCCCTTAGATATTATCAACGTCTTTTTATTAGATGGGATGAAAGTTGTAGGGGAATTATTTGGTAGTGGACAAATGCAATTACCCTTCGTTTTACAATCTGCTCAAACCATGAAAGCCGCCGTTGCTTTTCTTGAACCATTTATGGATAAAGCCGATACAAATGGCAGTGGAAAAGGTACATTTTTAATCGCTACGGTGAAAGGAGATGTTCATGATATTGGCAAAAATTTAGTCGATATTATTCTGTCTAATAACGGCTATAAAGTGGTTAATTTAGGTATTAAACAACCCGTAGAAAACATTATTCAAGCCTACCGTGAATCGAACGCAGATTGTATCGCCATGAGTGGTTTATTAGTAAAATCCACAGCTTTCATGAAAGACAATTTAGAGACATTCAATCAAGAGGGAATTACCGTGCCTGTTATCTTAGGGGGAGCTGCATTAACTCCAAAATTTGTCTATGAAGACTGTCAAAAAACCTATAAAGGAAAAGTGGTTTACGGTAAAGATGCCTTTGCAGATTTGCATTTTATGGATAAATTAATGCCTTCTAAACATAGCAATCAGTGGGATGATTTTGAGGGATTTTTAGGAGATTTTGCCGAAGAAAATAGTATTTTTAAAGGTCGTAATTTTGATGAATCTGGAGAAGTCGTAAAACAGGCTTCTAGCCTGTCCAAAAATCAAGAAATAACTGAAATTGATACCCGAAGAAGTGAAGCAGTTGATCCTAATATTGAACGCCCGACTCCTCCTTTTTGGGGTACAAAAATTATGTCTCCTGATGAGCTTAATTTAGATGAAATTCTCTGGTATTTAGACTTACAAGCACTGTTTGCAGGGCAATGGCAATTCCGTAAACCTCAAGGGCAACCAAGAGAGGAGTATGATGAGTTTTTGCAAGAAAAAGTTTACCCTATTTTAGAGGAATGGAAAGCCAAAATTAAAGCAGAAAATTTATTACATCCTACTCTAGTTTATGGTTATTTTCCTTGCCAATCGGAGGGCAATACTTTATATATTTATAACCCTGAAAATCCAGAAGCGAAAGAAGAAATTGCCAAGTTTGAATTTCCCCGTCAAAAGGCTGGTAAAAGGTTGTGTATTGCGGACTTTTTCGCCTCTAAAGACTCTGGCATAATTGATGTTTTCCCTCTCCAAGCGGTGACAGTGGGAGAAATTGCCACAGAATACGCCCAAAAACTCTTTGCCAATGATGAATATACCAACTATCTCTATTATCATGGTATGGCGGTACAAACCGCAGAGGCGATGGCGGAATGGTGTCATGCAAGGATTCGCCGTGAGTTGGGTTTTGGACATTTAGAGCCTGATAATATCAAAGAAATCTTTAAGCAACATTATCAAGGTTCACGGTATAGTTTTGGTTATCCAGCCTGTCCGAATATGCAAGATCAGTATGTACAATTAGATTTACTAGACGCTAAACGGATTGGTATGTACATGGATGAGTCAGAACAAATATACCCCGAACAGTCCACAAGTGCGATCGTCTGTTATCATCCTGTGGCTAAGTATTTTAGTGCTTAG
- a CDS encoding IS982 family transposase, whose amino-acid sequence MFNLDYLFCHVDDFCQQFEPQWQQKLISHGAVQRVRTKSLCLSEIMTILIAFHQNHYRNFKHFYLNHVQQYWTSAFPKLPSYQRFVQWIPSTIIPLCVYLKHCFGNCTGISFIDSTKIQVCHNRRIRQHKVFKNLAQRGKTSVDWFFGFKLHLVVNELGEIVNMSLTPGNVDDRKPVVDLLKELWGKVFGDRGYVSQKLATKLLKDFGIEFFAKPRRNMKNKLMRLHDKLLSRKRAIVETINDQLKNISQIEHSRHRSPINFCVNILCGLIAYCHQPKKPHLPLEWILPQSA is encoded by the coding sequence ATGTTTAATTTAGATTATTTATTTTGTCATGTCGATGATTTCTGCCAACAATTTGAGCCTCAATGGCAACAAAAACTTATCTCTCATGGTGCTGTCCAACGTGTTCGTACTAAAAGTCTGTGTTTAAGTGAAATTATGACTATTCTCATTGCTTTTCACCAAAATCATTACCGTAATTTCAAACATTTTTATCTTAATCACGTTCAACAATATTGGACTTCTGCTTTTCCCAAACTTCCCAGTTATCAACGTTTTGTCCAATGGATTCCATCAACGATTATTCCCTTGTGTGTTTACCTCAAGCACTGTTTTGGTAACTGTACCGGAATTAGTTTTATTGATTCTACTAAGATCCAAGTTTGTCATAATCGCCGTATTCGCCAACATAAAGTATTTAAAAATTTAGCTCAAAGAGGCAAAACCTCTGTGGATTGGTTTTTTGGTTTTAAACTCCATCTGGTAGTCAATGAACTGGGGGAAATTGTGAATATGAGTTTAACCCCAGGTAATGTCGATGACCGTAAACCTGTAGTCGATCTTTTAAAAGAGCTTTGGGGAAAAGTTTTTGGTGATAGAGGTTATGTCTCACAAAAATTAGCCACAAAGCTACTGAAAGATTTTGGTATTGAGTTTTTTGCCAAACCCAGACGCAATATGAAGAACAAATTAATGAGACTTCATGACAAACTTTTATCTCGGAAACGAGCGATTGTCGAAACAATCAATGATCAGCTCAAAAACATATCACAAATAGAACATTCTCGTCATCGTTCACCAATAAATTTCTGTGTCAATATATTATGTGGGTTAATCGCATATTGTCATCAACCAAAGAAGCCCCACCTTCCCTTAGAATGGATTTTACCTCAATCTGCTTAA
- a CDS encoding FIST signal transduction protein, whose amino-acid sequence MANKMQWINALSINPSLEKAIDEVVEKIKSKFDGNADLGIIFISSAFASDYPRLMPILLDKLPLPCVIGCGGGGIVGMKNDYQPQEIEGNPALSLTVASLPDVEITPFHIIPDDLPDLDSPPSAWWSMIGVEMQKEPHFILLSDPFSAKINELLEGVDFAYPGAVKIGGLASTSTMGVGSGLFYYDGSNSDQLFRTEGTVGIALTGNIQVESIVAQGCRAIGETYQVTKGQRNVILEMSDKEGKIDSPLNLLRELINSLSGEDQELAQYALFMGIARDEFKLELGAGDFLIRNLVGVDPKYGAIAVGDRIRTGQRIKFHLRDAKASADDLETLLATYYNNKQSLDQTIGALMFSCLGRGEGLYGKPNFDSQLFLDYVTDIPIAGFFCNGEIGPVAGNTFLHGYTSVFGIFSSKDTVID is encoded by the coding sequence ATGGCAAACAAAATGCAATGGATTAATGCTTTATCGATAAATCCTTCTTTAGAAAAGGCGATTGATGAAGTAGTAGAGAAGATTAAGAGTAAATTTGATGGTAATGCTGATTTAGGTATAATTTTCATTTCCTCGGCTTTTGCTAGTGATTATCCCCGTTTAATGCCGATACTGTTAGATAAACTACCTTTGCCCTGTGTGATTGGTTGTGGGGGAGGGGGCATTGTGGGCATGAAAAATGATTATCAACCTCAAGAAATAGAAGGAAATCCCGCTTTAAGTTTAACGGTTGCTAGTTTGCCTGATGTTGAAATTACTCCTTTTCATATTATTCCTGATGATTTACCAGATTTAGATAGTCCTCCTTCGGCTTGGTGGAGTATGATCGGAGTAGAAATGCAAAAAGAGCCTCATTTTATTCTTTTATCTGACCCTTTTTCAGCGAAAATTAATGAATTATTGGAAGGAGTGGATTTTGCTTATCCGGGGGCGGTAAAAATTGGTGGTTTAGCCAGTACCAGTACTATGGGAGTTGGAAGTGGTTTATTCTATTATGATGGCTCTAATTCTGATCAATTATTTCGCACCGAAGGCACAGTAGGTATTGCATTGACGGGGAATATCCAAGTAGAATCTATTGTTGCTCAGGGTTGCCGTGCTATTGGTGAAACTTATCAGGTAACAAAAGGACAAAGGAATGTTATTTTAGAGATGAGTGATAAAGAAGGAAAAATAGATAGTCCGTTAAATTTACTGCGAGAATTGATTAATAGTTTGAGTGGAGAGGATCAAGAATTAGCTCAATATGCTTTATTTATGGGCATTGCAAGAGATGAGTTTAAGTTGGAGTTGGGAGCTGGAGATTTTTTAATTCGTAATTTGGTTGGAGTTGATCCTAAATATGGTGCGATCGCAGTTGGAGATAGAATTAGAACAGGACAAAGAATCAAATTTCATTTAAGAGATGCCAAAGCCTCTGCTGACGATTTAGAAACGTTACTAGCTACTTATTACAATAATAAACAATCTTTAGATCAAACCATTGGTGCGTTAATGTTTTCCTGCTTAGGTAGAGGAGAAGGGTTATATGGCAAACCTAATTTTGATTCTCAATTGTTTCTTGACTATGTAACTGATATTCCCATTGCAGGTTTCTTTTGTAACGGAGAAATAGGCCCAGTAGCAGGTAACACTTTTTTACATGGTTATACTTCCGTTTTTGGTATTTTCTCTTCCAAAGATACTGTAATTGATTAA
- a CDS encoding vWA domain-containing protein — MSEIEQSEQLISHSRLRMRVKSPFFATLALFAQFKASYAIDTAATDGKTVFYHPEYLISLPTAQQDGLILHEILHMALFHTIRRHHRECQLWNIACDIVVNGLIAEDKNYELPPNGIRKPEWETKSVEEIYELLLQQPDESKPSLLIPDLLNQPLCDSDDEENNQPETTNKSANNKKNNPQKTINKSANNQQETIDKSPDNKDNNQQEIIDESPKNGNQTRSKDKFSANNDINLEIELTGSIQEHKQGELKAYWQNAMQQANIVARTTNQGKLPAGMERQFKELQSAQIDWRTYLWRYLVQTPTDFQGFDRRFISHGLYLDTLAGESVQVYVCIDTSGSISDHQMNLFCSELQGILGAYPHLQCQLYYADANIYGGYELKANDDIPKPIGGGGTSFIPFFEQVEKTRDLCLQGVCVYLTDGYGDFPRDKPSLPVLWVVVPGGLDMDKFPFGEVVKIY, encoded by the coding sequence ATGAGTGAGATCGAGCAAAGTGAACAATTAATTAGTCATAGCAGATTAAGAATGAGGGTAAAATCCCCCTTTTTTGCTACTTTAGCCCTATTTGCCCAGTTTAAAGCTAGTTATGCCATTGATACCGCCGCTACAGATGGTAAAACAGTTTTTTATCATCCCGAATATTTAATTTCTTTACCGACAGCACAGCAAGATGGTTTAATTTTACATGAAATCTTGCACATGGCTTTATTCCATACTATTCGCCGACACCATCGAGAATGTCAGTTATGGAATATTGCTTGTGATATAGTGGTTAACGGTTTAATCGCTGAGGATAAAAATTATGAATTACCCCCCAATGGAATCCGTAAACCTGAATGGGAAACTAAAAGCGTTGAGGAGATTTACGAATTACTCTTACAACAGCCTGATGAATCTAAACCTAGTCTGTTAATACCAGATTTACTTAATCAACCTCTTTGTGATTCTGACGACGAGGAGAATAATCAACCAGAAACTACTAATAAATCTGCTAATAATAAGAAGAATAATCCTCAAAAAACTATTAATAAATCTGCTAATAATCAGCAGGAAACCATCGATAAATCTCCTGATAATAAGGATAATAATCAGCAAGAAATCATTGATGAATCTCCTAAAAATGGTAATCAGACTCGAAGTAAAGACAAATTTTCAGCAAATAATGATATTAATTTAGAGATAGAATTAACAGGTTCAATCCAAGAACATAAACAAGGGGAATTAAAAGCCTATTGGCAGAATGCCATGCAACAAGCGAATATCGTTGCTCGAACCACTAATCAAGGTAAATTACCAGCAGGGATGGAAAGGCAGTTCAAAGAATTACAATCAGCACAAATCGATTGGCGTACTTATCTTTGGCGGTATTTAGTGCAAACTCCGACGGATTTTCAAGGGTTCGATCGCCGTTTTATCTCTCATGGTTTATATTTAGATACTTTAGCAGGGGAATCAGTGCAAGTATATGTTTGCATTGATACTAGCGGTTCAATATCAGATCATCAGATGAATTTATTTTGTAGTGAACTACAGGGAATATTAGGAGCATATCCTCATCTCCAATGCCAATTATACTATGCCGATGCTAACATTTATGGAGGTTATGAACTAAAAGCTAACGATGACATTCCCAAACCCATTGGCGGTGGTGGCACATCATTTATTCCCTTTTTTGAACAAGTAGAAAAAACCAGAGACTTATGTTTACAAGGAGTTTGTGTTTATTTAACAGACGGTTATGGAGATTTTCCCAGAGATAAACCAAGTTTACCCGTTTTATGGGTAGTTGTGCCGGGGGGATTAGATATGGATAAATTTCCCTTTGGAGAAGTAGTTAAGATTTACTAG
- a CDS encoding rod shape-determining protein — translation MGLFEFFSESQDMGIDLGTANTLIYMPGKDIVLDEPSVIAIDEDKKEAIAVGKEAQRMLGRTPKNVRTIRPLKDGVITDVKETEMMLREFIKKVRGNTNLTRSRIIIGVPSGITTVERRAIEEAMEASGAIDNIEFIDEPVAAAIGAGLPVDEPVGSMIVDIGGGTTDVAVLSLQGIVLSDSVRVAGDEITESIKRHLKRNYNVIVGERSAEQVKIEIGSAYPMDDEPQGMEIRGLNVVSGLPKTVNVTTEEIRECIADTVSLIIDAIKKTLEQTPPELAGDIIDRGIMLAGGGALLRGLDSLIANETGIITHVAQNPLKCVVYGTGKVLEEYERLNRSSRKK, via the coding sequence ATGGGTTTATTTGAATTTTTTTCTGAGTCCCAAGATATGGGTATTGATTTAGGTACGGCTAATACCTTAATTTATATGCCGGGGAAAGATATTGTTTTGGATGAGCCATCAGTGATTGCTATTGATGAAGATAAAAAAGAAGCCATTGCCGTGGGGAAGGAAGCCCAAAGAATGTTAGGACGCACCCCTAAAAATGTCCGTACTATTCGTCCTCTGAAAGATGGTGTTATTACTGATGTGAAAGAAACAGAAATGATGTTACGAGAGTTTATCAAAAAAGTTAGAGGTAATACTAATCTGACTCGTTCCCGTATTATTATTGGTGTTCCTAGTGGAATTACAACTGTAGAGAGAAGGGCGATCGAAGAAGCAATGGAGGCATCAGGTGCGATCGATAATATAGAATTTATTGATGAACCCGTAGCGGCGGCCATTGGGGCGGGTTTACCTGTGGATGAACCTGTAGGAAGTATGATTGTTGATATTGGTGGCGGTACAACTGATGTTGCGGTGTTAAGTTTACAGGGAATTGTTTTAAGTGACTCGGTAAGGGTTGCAGGGGATGAAATAACTGAATCCATTAAACGTCATTTGAAAAGAAATTATAATGTTATTGTAGGAGAACGCAGTGCAGAACAAGTAAAAATAGAAATAGGTTCTGCTTATCCAATGGATGATGAGCCTCAAGGGATGGAAATTAGAGGTTTGAATGTGGTTTCAGGGCTTCCCAAAACTGTTAATGTAACGACAGAAGAAATCCGAGAATGTATTGCAGACACTGTTAGTTTAATTATTGATGCTATTAAGAAAACTTTAGAGCAAACACCACCTGAATTGGCAGGGGATATTATTGATAGAGGAATTATGTTAGCGGGAGGGGGAGCATTACTTAGAGGTTTAGATAGTTTAATTGCAAATGAAACGGGTATTATTACTCATGTTGCTCAAAATCCTCTCAAATGCGTTGTTTACGGCACTGGTAAAGTTTTAGAAGAATATGAGCGTTTGAACAGAAGTAGCAGAAAAAAATAA
- a CDS encoding type II toxin-antitoxin system PemK/MazF family toxin, giving the protein MEFKSGDVITVDFPGVKGIKRRPAVIVSSSLYHENRPDVIMGLITSQTKNVGVTDYILQDWSCAGLKVPSIFRSFLVTIPSSNNLVYIGHLSERDWKGICDCLKIALMGIK; this is encoded by the coding sequence ATGGAATTTAAAAGTGGAGATGTTATCACGGTTGACTTTCCGGGAGTAAAAGGGATTAAACGTCGCCCTGCTGTAATTGTATCTTCTTCTCTCTATCATGAAAATCGCCCCGATGTAATTATGGGATTGATTACCAGTCAGACAAAAAATGTAGGAGTTACAGATTATATTTTACAAGATTGGTCATGTGCGGGGTTAAAAGTACCATCGATATTTAGAAGTTTTTTAGTCACTATACCATCATCAAATAATTTAGTTTATATTGGTCATTTATCGGAACGGGATTGGAAAGGTATTTGTGATTGTTTAAAAATTGCATTAATGGGAATTAAATAA
- a CDS encoding (2Fe-2S)-binding protein, with product MYVCICNGVTEKDIHKAVEGGICSLDQLSAKTSVTKHCGCCTEYACKVIEEAMAQRQVR from the coding sequence ATGTACGTTTGTATTTGTAATGGTGTAACAGAAAAAGATATTCATAAAGCCGTTGAAGGAGGTATTTGTTCACTAGACCAATTATCAGCAAAAACCTCTGTTACTAAGCATTGTGGCTGTTGTACAGAATATGCTTGTAAAGTGATTGAAGAAGCAATGGCTCAACGTCAAGTAAGATAG
- a CDS encoding YqiA/YcfP family alpha/beta fold hydrolase translates to MSNYLHLYLHGFASSPNSTKALYFQQRYQQINTPLTIMDFNQPDFTNLSLSRQINQVTKVIIDKQESLEGQRIHPQFILIGSSFGGLTASWVAHNNPDKIKALILLAPAFNFALHLKNLQTQEAFLQWQKDGFFPIYHYGYKQQMFLNYNFWTDLLSYDESLINHSIPTLIFHGINDETIPIQSSRDYLKKHNNATLIELNSDHSLNNCLDNIWQELQLFWKNL, encoded by the coding sequence ATGAGTAATTATCTACATTTATATTTACACGGTTTTGCATCTAGCCCTAATTCCACCAAAGCCCTTTATTTTCAACAAAGGTATCAACAAATCAATACTCCCCTCACAATTATGGATTTTAATCAACCTGATTTCACTAATTTATCTCTTTCTCGGCAAATTAATCAGGTAACAAAAGTAATTATAGATAAACAAGAATCTTTGGAAGGGCAAAGAATACATCCACAATTTATTTTAATTGGTTCTAGCTTTGGAGGTTTAACTGCCAGCTGGGTAGCCCACAACAATCCCGATAAAATTAAAGCCTTAATTCTTCTTGCACCAGCTTTTAACTTTGCCTTGCACTTAAAAAATCTACAAACACAAGAGGCTTTTCTTCAATGGCAAAAAGACGGTTTCTTTCCTATCTATCACTATGGCTATAAACAACAAATGTTTTTAAACTATAATTTCTGGACAGATTTACTATCCTACGACGAGTCGTTAATTAATCATTCCATCCCCACTCTTATTTTTCATGGTATAAACGATGAAACTATACCAATCCAATCTAGTCGAGATTATCTCAAAAAACATAATAACGCTACTTTAATCGAACTAAATAGCGATCACAGTTTGAATAATTGTCTGGATAACATTTGGCAAGAGTTACAATTATTTTGGAAAAATCTTTAA